From Gimesia panareensis, the proteins below share one genomic window:
- a CDS encoding GspE/PulE family protein, translated as MIFGFGKSREEEEEFEEEIEPVSFQGALNGQPANLKDNARLVKAGLIPAKDIITDGLALRAQLIRFEPKGERYQVAFYVDGVPNPGPKLSKQQGMAVVQIIKLLSGLNIQERKRPQQGGVHAELEEVKYQLRVSTAPTQGGERLTVKAIDVKHPLDRADDIGITEELKERIRSLSTGRNGLILVSGPPSSGLTTTTFGVVRSVDAYQYTIFALAEPEHREFSHIATLDEKEGDTFDDELRRIIRMEADIIYLKPITDEDYVRSILGVKDEITMIAEISAKDAIAGLMKFCKLAGSVETGVNALRCVVGYKLIRTLCDSCKEAFRPNPKLIAKMGLPKTTKMLYRPPRDTVDEEGNEIEPCEKCDGLGYYGQTLLLEMIEMTDEMKQLIIGGGDPAKIKALAKKQEMPSLQHDGIRLVAEGKTSLEELQRAFKQG; from the coding sequence GTGATCTTTGGTTTTGGAAAGTCCCGGGAAGAAGAGGAAGAATTCGAAGAAGAGATCGAACCGGTCTCGTTCCAGGGCGCATTGAATGGTCAGCCGGCGAATCTGAAGGATAATGCCAGGCTGGTAAAAGCCGGGCTGATACCTGCCAAAGACATTATTACCGACGGGCTGGCACTCAGGGCACAACTCATCCGGTTTGAGCCCAAGGGAGAACGGTATCAGGTCGCCTTTTATGTCGATGGTGTACCCAATCCCGGACCGAAACTTTCCAAGCAGCAGGGCATGGCCGTTGTGCAGATCATTAAACTGCTCTCCGGCCTGAATATCCAGGAAAGAAAACGCCCTCAGCAAGGGGGCGTGCATGCGGAACTGGAAGAGGTCAAGTATCAGTTGCGTGTTTCGACTGCTCCCACCCAGGGCGGTGAACGGCTGACGGTCAAAGCCATTGATGTAAAACATCCCCTGGATCGCGCGGATGATATCGGCATTACCGAAGAACTCAAAGAACGGATCCGTTCGCTGAGTACCGGGCGGAATGGTCTGATCCTGGTCAGTGGGCCTCCCAGTTCGGGGCTGACGACGACCACCTTTGGTGTGGTTCGCTCGGTAGACGCCTATCAATATACGATTTTTGCATTGGCTGAACCCGAGCACCGTGAATTCAGTCACATCGCGACACTGGATGAAAAAGAGGGGGACACCTTTGACGACGAACTGCGGCGTATCATCCGGATGGAAGCGGATATCATCTACCTGAAGCCGATTACGGATGAAGACTATGTCCGCAGCATCCTGGGTGTCAAAGATGAGATCACCATGATTGCCGAAATTTCGGCCAAAGATGCCATTGCCGGCCTGATGAAGTTCTGCAAACTGGCTGGTAGTGTTGAAACGGGCGTCAATGCCCTGCGGTGCGTCGTCGGCTATAAGCTGATTCGCACACTCTGCGACAGCTGCAAAGAAGCATTTCGTCCCAATCCGAAGCTGATTGCGAAAATGGGTTTACCCAAGACAACGAAAATGCTGTACCGTCCGCCACGTGACACCGTGGATGAGGAAGGTAACGAAATCGAGCCATGTGAAAAATGTGACGGGTTGGGTTACTACGGACAGACCCTGTTACTGGAAATGATCGAGATGACCGATGAGATGAAGCAACTGATCATCGGTGGAGGCGATCCTGCCAAAATCAAAGCACTGGCCAAAAAACAGGAGATGCCCTCTCTGCAGCATGACGGAATCCGCCTGGTCGCCGAAGGCAAGACTTCTCTCGAAGAATTACAACGGGCGTTTAAACAGGGCTAA
- a CDS encoding alpha-keto acid decarboxylase family protein: MAARKTDTRSRSGGTKSRTKKKSTAKRASEKTNGKVHTIGSYLIQRLQDYGITDLFGIPGDFVLQFYGMLEESPIRVVGTTREDNAGYAADGYARVHGLGAVCVTYCVGGLSLCNSIAGAYAEKSPVIVISGSPGMTERATDPLLHHRVKDFHTQRDVFEKITVATAVLDDPMTAFQEIDRCLEACVRYKRPVYLEIPRDCVHKKAIVPHVPDDSQLESDQNALRESLAEAKELLEASKKPVIVAGVELHRFGLREEVLKFAEKHQIPMCATILGKSVVSESHPLYLGVYEGAMGRNEVQRYVEESDCVILLGTFMTDINLGIYTAHLDPGKCIYATSEKMRISYHHFHDVVFSDFVKSLSKQKMKVVKRKIPDQVRPPQVEFKVDPTQPVTTKHLFQSINQILTDDSVVVTDVGDCLFGAVDLTISTHTKFLSPAYYTSMGFAIPASIGAQVANEKLRPIVLVGDGAFQMTCLELSTALKLGFNPIVIVLNNKGYTTERFLQEGPFNNIPDWKYHNITDLLGGGWGFEVSTEGDLEKALKAALANKDSLSVINVHLKSTDVSPALTRLAEKMSKQL, translated from the coding sequence ATGGCAGCTCGCAAAACAGACACCAGATCCAGGTCCGGCGGAACCAAGTCCCGGACAAAGAAGAAATCCACGGCAAAACGTGCTTCGGAAAAGACGAACGGTAAAGTTCATACGATCGGCAGTTACCTGATTCAGCGTCTCCAGGATTACGGAATCACCGATCTGTTCGGGATCCCGGGCGATTTTGTTCTGCAGTTCTATGGCATGCTGGAAGAAAGTCCGATTCGCGTTGTCGGAACGACCCGGGAAGACAATGCAGGTTATGCCGCCGACGGCTATGCCCGCGTGCATGGTCTGGGAGCGGTCTGTGTGACCTATTGCGTGGGGGGCTTGAGCCTGTGTAACTCCATCGCGGGGGCCTATGCCGAAAAATCGCCCGTGATCGTCATCAGTGGTTCTCCAGGGATGACAGAACGTGCGACTGACCCGTTGCTGCACCACCGAGTAAAAGACTTCCACACCCAACGGGATGTATTTGAGAAAATTACCGTGGCCACGGCCGTGCTGGATGATCCAATGACCGCCTTCCAGGAAATTGATCGCTGTCTGGAAGCCTGTGTACGCTACAAGCGGCCCGTCTATCTGGAAATTCCTCGCGACTGCGTCCACAAAAAAGCGATCGTGCCCCATGTTCCTGATGACAGTCAGCTGGAGAGCGATCAGAATGCGCTCCGCGAATCATTGGCAGAGGCGAAGGAATTACTTGAGGCCAGCAAAAAACCTGTCATCGTGGCCGGGGTTGAGCTACACCGCTTCGGCTTACGGGAAGAGGTCCTCAAGTTTGCCGAAAAGCACCAGATTCCGATGTGTGCCACGATTCTCGGAAAATCGGTCGTCAGTGAATCACATCCTCTCTATCTGGGCGTGTATGAAGGTGCTATGGGACGCAATGAAGTCCAGCGGTACGTCGAAGAGAGTGACTGCGTGATCCTGCTGGGGACATTCATGACCGATATTAACCTGGGGATCTACACGGCACATCTGGATCCGGGGAAATGCATCTATGCCACCAGCGAAAAAATGCGGATCAGCTATCATCATTTCCACGATGTGGTCTTCTCTGATTTCGTGAAATCGTTGAGTAAACAGAAAATGAAAGTGGTCAAGCGGAAAATACCGGATCAGGTCCGACCCCCGCAGGTTGAATTCAAGGTGGATCCGACACAGCCGGTGACGACGAAACACCTGTTTCAGAGTATCAATCAGATCCTCACAGATGATTCCGTAGTGGTGACCGATGTGGGAGATTGCCTGTTTGGGGCCGTCGACCTGACGATCAGTACCCATACCAAGTTTCTCAGTCCGGCTTATTACACTTCGATGGGCTTTGCCATTCCTGCTTCCATCGGTGCCCAGGTGGCCAATGAGAAGCTGAGGCCGATCGTTCTCGTCGGGGATGGGGCGTTTCAGATGACCTGCCTGGAACTCTCAACGGCCCTCAAGCTCGGATTCAACCCGATTGTGATCGTGCTCAATAACAAGGGCTACACAACCGAGCGATTCTTGCAGGAAGGTCCGTTTAATAACATTCCCGACTGGAAGTACCACAATATCACCGATCTGCTCGGCGGGGGCTGGGGATTTGAAGTGAGCACCGAAGGTGATCTGGAGAAAGCTCTCAAAGCCGCTCTGGCCAACAAGGACAGCTTGAGCGTGATCAACGTGCATCTGAAGTCGACCGATGTCAGCCCGGCACTGACTCGTCTGGCTGAGAAAATGTCAAAACAGCTGTAA
- a CDS encoding family 10 glycosylhydrolase: MTYIRKRIWILSGIFCLLACPALADEGTAVATRIRIEWGEQTPRLWNARFKMTGGRIETARSLGVDADEIAVIARKQDQVLYQPRASRVFNSIEFEVRGNLTAKLQVYLQDSNDSSITMQHEFLLRELLQQKAILPVSQTNAQLIVQQAPGEMLSIHVDRPHLIYEPEETVSLTVFPHFLHVSEIAPGESLSWVLARARNSEPVEKGKVQLAQTSRVELLKAGAPVSFKAPQEGVYNLRVQTTSGYTSMVQFVVLDRAARKTLVESGEGTPLLVDSLTLNGIQNQNDLVARRARGRIRNSFRSLFKSGRETLPESASTLPWSAWHLKISHPQQPHRLVITYPAAMDTHLGFSLLEPDAAGQLVPVGVDGGVYQPASPSAINPQESGAESKVELLFWPKVNNPILLFHSLGRPDAAEVAEVKVYELAVSTEDVSAELPATVEKKRLVGPYLQKPLLPEIFGATQILDPSSHRSLDDWQTFYDAGERLAQYLQYQRFNSVLLGVAADGSAIYPSETLDPTPRYDSGVYHSSGQDIQRKDVLEMLFRIFDREQLTLVPELQFSSMISALEKLIQEQSEEAIGIELVNFHGQTWRKSQVAARGQAPFYNPLNPRVQAEIVKVFSELVDRYQKHSSFQGVAVQLSLNGYLQLPGLDWGYDDATVNAFTRETGVRIPRFAESHKYEKRYQYLTTTALPQWTEWRCQKIRTLHEQLAGVLSRAKPEAQLIFSARELIPTHSRQGNVITALKTGAPFRPILMEMGLDFSRYDQISNGIVVRPERFTWGPQAERDLQFLNTHSTIDDSFKSRVNGVVFYHQPLEIRIPEFDRISPWQPAFTWLATQASPSAESNQIRYVHAVAALDPYVTFDGGWTIPFGQEQTTRSIRSQLIKLPARPFQTIESSQQPVITRFSRGKEKSVYYLVNDFPYSCQATVKLVMPAKATLTSLETGETVKVTRSASDECSYMIQLGAYDLQAFEVDDATQTRLLSVKTSVEQGDLKELQARIDQKKKMLVQLHRSQDDSSAVVFRADFESKNSRDYILAGWESKVEQGVAWNLDKTEAHSGRTSLVLDTQPGNNFLRTNPIPLQDCRYLNMGVWMKSRSPNMQVRISLEAEQNGKLKVQSAIIAVDQNWRKYVFRVKDIPSDQIQNAQIVIEKLGAEKLWIDDVDLQIHQISPEDDRQLTKLISTLALAWDSQRYLDCYHLLESYWGQFGEQITPHQSREDSPTSQPVKHVERRGLRKLIQR; encoded by the coding sequence GTGACTTATATTCGGAAGCGAATCTGGATTCTAAGTGGAATATTCTGCCTGCTCGCCTGTCCGGCGCTGGCCGATGAAGGGACCGCTGTCGCTACCCGTATTCGCATTGAATGGGGCGAGCAGACCCCGCGGCTCTGGAATGCCCGTTTTAAAATGACCGGGGGGCGTATCGAGACGGCTCGCTCGCTTGGCGTGGACGCCGATGAAATCGCTGTGATTGCGCGAAAGCAGGATCAGGTCTTGTACCAGCCGCGAGCCAGTCGTGTGTTCAACAGTATTGAATTCGAAGTGCGGGGGAATTTAACGGCAAAACTGCAGGTCTACCTGCAGGATAGCAATGATTCTTCAATCACGATGCAGCATGAGTTTCTGCTCAGGGAGTTGCTGCAGCAAAAGGCGATTCTACCTGTCTCACAGACAAATGCGCAGTTGATCGTGCAGCAGGCTCCAGGAGAGATGCTCTCGATTCACGTCGATCGCCCCCATCTGATCTATGAACCCGAGGAAACGGTTTCGTTGACTGTGTTCCCTCATTTTCTGCACGTCAGTGAAATTGCCCCTGGAGAAAGCCTGTCCTGGGTATTGGCCCGGGCACGCAATTCAGAACCGGTGGAGAAAGGCAAGGTCCAACTGGCTCAGACCTCTCGGGTTGAACTGCTCAAGGCAGGGGCTCCTGTTTCGTTCAAGGCTCCGCAGGAAGGAGTCTACAATCTACGAGTGCAGACAACCTCGGGATACACATCGATGGTTCAGTTTGTGGTGCTTGATCGTGCTGCCAGGAAAACGCTGGTTGAGTCGGGTGAGGGAACTCCGCTGCTGGTGGACAGCCTGACCTTGAATGGCATCCAGAATCAGAACGATCTGGTAGCCCGGCGGGCACGAGGTCGAATCCGAAACTCATTCCGCTCGCTGTTTAAATCGGGCAGAGAGACATTGCCGGAAAGCGCTTCTACTTTACCCTGGTCGGCCTGGCACTTGAAAATCAGTCACCCCCAGCAGCCTCACAGGCTCGTCATCACGTATCCCGCTGCAATGGACACCCACCTGGGGTTCAGTCTCCTGGAACCGGATGCCGCGGGACAACTGGTGCCGGTCGGTGTTGATGGCGGCGTTTATCAGCCTGCTTCACCCTCTGCCATCAATCCACAGGAATCGGGAGCAGAGTCAAAAGTGGAACTGCTCTTCTGGCCGAAGGTGAATAATCCTATCTTACTCTTCCACAGTCTGGGCAGGCCCGATGCTGCCGAGGTGGCTGAAGTCAAAGTTTATGAGCTCGCTGTTTCGACTGAAGATGTGTCTGCCGAGCTGCCCGCGACTGTCGAGAAAAAAAGACTGGTGGGCCCGTATCTGCAAAAGCCGCTGCTGCCGGAAATTTTCGGGGCCACTCAGATCCTGGATCCCAGCAGTCATCGCAGCCTGGACGACTGGCAGACCTTTTATGATGCCGGCGAGCGACTGGCTCAGTATCTGCAATATCAGCGTTTTAACAGCGTGCTGCTGGGAGTCGCCGCTGACGGCAGCGCGATCTATCCCTCTGAAACTTTAGATCCCACTCCCCGCTATGATTCGGGCGTCTATCATTCATCGGGACAGGATATCCAGCGCAAGGACGTTCTGGAAATGCTGTTCCGGATCTTTGACCGGGAACAGTTGACACTGGTTCCCGAATTGCAGTTTTCCTCCATGATCTCCGCTCTGGAAAAATTGATCCAGGAACAGTCTGAAGAGGCAATCGGGATTGAACTGGTCAATTTTCATGGGCAGACCTGGCGCAAGTCGCAGGTGGCTGCCCGGGGACAGGCCCCGTTCTATAATCCGCTCAACCCGCGCGTGCAGGCTGAAATCGTCAAAGTATTTTCGGAGCTGGTGGATCGCTATCAGAAACATTCCTCGTTCCAGGGCGTGGCAGTGCAGCTCAGTCTGAATGGCTACCTGCAACTGCCCGGGCTCGACTGGGGCTATGATGATGCGACCGTCAACGCGTTCACCAGAGAGACCGGCGTCAGGATTCCCCGCTTCGCGGAGTCTCACAAATATGAAAAACGGTATCAGTATCTGACAACAACCGCCCTGCCTCAGTGGACCGAATGGCGTTGCCAGAAGATCCGGACCCTGCATGAGCAACTGGCAGGCGTATTGTCCCGGGCAAAACCCGAGGCACAACTGATCTTCTCCGCGCGTGAATTGATACCCACACACAGCCGGCAGGGAAATGTGATTACCGCATTGAAAACCGGAGCCCCGTTCCGTCCGATTCTGATGGAAATGGGACTGGATTTTTCCCGCTATGACCAGATCAGTAATGGCATCGTGGTCAGACCGGAACGATTTACCTGGGGACCACAGGCAGAGCGGGATCTGCAGTTCCTGAATACACATTCGACAATTGACGACAGTTTTAAATCCCGGGTGAATGGCGTTGTGTTTTATCACCAGCCCCTGGAGATCCGTATTCCCGAATTTGATCGAATCTCTCCCTGGCAACCCGCCTTTACCTGGCTGGCGACTCAGGCGTCGCCCTCCGCGGAATCAAATCAAATTCGCTATGTCCACGCTGTCGCGGCCCTCGATCCTTATGTCACCTTTGATGGAGGCTGGACCATTCCTTTCGGTCAGGAACAGACGACACGATCGATTCGATCTCAGTTAATCAAATTGCCGGCACGGCCCTTCCAGACGATCGAAAGCTCACAGCAACCGGTGATTACCCGGTTTTCCCGCGGGAAAGAGAAGTCCGTTTATTATCTGGTCAACGACTTCCCCTACTCATGTCAGGCAACTGTGAAACTGGTCATGCCCGCGAAAGCGACACTTACCAGTCTGGAAACCGGTGAAACAGTCAAAGTGACCCGGTCTGCCTCAGACGAATGCAGCTATATGATTCAACTCGGCGCCTATGACCTGCAGGCATTTGAAGTCGATGACGCCACACAGACGCGGCTGCTGTCAGTGAAGACCAGCGTTGAACAGGGAGACCTGAAGGAATTACAGGCCCGCATCGATCAGAAGAAAAAGATGCTGGTTCAACTGCATCGGTCGCAGGATGACTCTTCCGCTGTTGTTTTTCGGGCCGATTTTGAATCCAAAAATTCGCGGGACTACATCCTCGCGGGCTGGGAATCCAAAGTCGAACAGGGCGTGGCCTGGAACCTGGATAAAACAGAGGCACACTCGGGGCGGACCTCCCTGGTGCTGGATACTCAGCCGGGAAATAATTTTCTGCGTACCAATCCCATCCCCTTGCAGGACTGCCGTTATCTGAATATGGGAGTCTGGATGAAATCACGTTCTCCCAATATGCAGGTTCGTATTTCGCTGGAAGCCGAGCAGAATGGCAAGTTGAAAGTGCAGTCCGCAATCATTGCCGTCGATCAGAACTGGCGGAAATATGTCTTTCGTGTGAAAGATATCCCCTCCGATCAGATTCAGAATGCACAGATCGTGATTGAAAAGCTCGGTGCAGAGAAACTGTGGATTGATGATGTCGATCTGCAGATTCACCAGATCTCACCGGAGGATGATCGGCAGTTGACCAAGCTGATCTCGACACTGGCTCTGGCCTGGGACTCCCAACGCTATCTGGATTGCTACCACCTGCTGGAAAGCTACTGGGGGCAATTTGGTGAGCAGATCACGCCTCATCAAAGTCGAGAGGACAGCCCCACATCTCAACCGGTAAAGCATGTCGAGCGGCGCGGCCTTCGCAAGTTGATTCAACGCTGA
- a CDS encoding 6-phosphofructokinase: MRRIALLTAGGDTPALNATIFGAVERANELRLEVVGIIKGFGGLLDPAVPHLRLNPLYSTLPELDPRCGGTILGSSRTYIDESHAGELHMVKKRLDQLGIEGLICIGGDGTLNGMQPISQFMPCVLAPKTIDNDLGLNYLDEPNEWVKETNPETGKEKLRKLPAKQDLELDDMVNYATPGYATAVYVCVQGVQRIRTTAESHRRIAIIEVMGRESGYLALGAAYGQPDIILIPEVPLDYERFERRVRELYDTQKNVVIVIGEGLRDQNGKRLGDISQSVDPAGNIIFSGAAEVLQNMLIESLGDHYFVSRKRHEMAKSATFTRKIGHTQRGGRPIRFDRFYAAQLGGKAVDLLVQRQNNYVAILQWNEQQGFYVSSISGNALRDAWREIHPRTLHPSFYDAHRYQPSKLGIQYLSKIFANAVGSDDLELLRHDLFDTGHLKTRYQSINVSIHKHIRYLSSSQNEGPVDQF; encoded by the coding sequence ATGCGTCGGATTGCTCTCTTAACGGCTGGTGGTGATACGCCCGCTTTGAATGCAACAATTTTCGGAGCTGTGGAACGTGCCAATGAACTTCGCCTGGAAGTCGTCGGAATTATCAAAGGCTTTGGCGGACTGCTCGACCCGGCAGTACCTCATCTCAGGTTGAACCCGCTGTATTCAACACTCCCGGAACTGGATCCCCGCTGCGGTGGCACGATTCTCGGGTCTTCCCGCACCTATATTGATGAGTCCCATGCCGGGGAGCTTCACATGGTGAAGAAACGTCTGGATCAACTGGGGATTGAAGGGTTGATCTGCATCGGCGGTGATGGAACCTTGAATGGCATGCAGCCCATTTCCCAGTTCATGCCCTGCGTACTGGCTCCTAAAACCATCGATAATGACCTGGGGTTGAATTATCTGGATGAGCCAAACGAATGGGTCAAGGAAACAAATCCCGAAACCGGAAAAGAGAAACTTCGCAAACTGCCGGCCAAGCAGGACCTCGAACTGGACGACATGGTGAATTACGCGACTCCCGGCTACGCCACTGCCGTCTATGTCTGCGTGCAGGGCGTGCAGCGCATCCGCACGACCGCGGAAAGCCATCGTCGCATTGCCATCATCGAAGTCATGGGGAGAGAGTCGGGCTACCTCGCTCTCGGAGCAGCTTACGGACAGCCAGATATCATCCTGATTCCGGAAGTCCCCCTGGATTATGAACGGTTCGAACGCAGGGTGCGTGAACTGTATGATACCCAGAAAAATGTCGTGATTGTTATCGGCGAAGGACTCCGCGATCAAAACGGTAAACGGCTCGGAGATATTTCCCAGAGTGTCGACCCGGCGGGAAATATCATCTTCAGCGGTGCTGCTGAAGTCCTGCAGAACATGTTGATCGAATCGTTGGGCGATCATTATTTTGTATCGCGAAAACGGCACGAAATGGCCAAATCAGCCACATTCACCCGAAAAATCGGGCATACACAGCGTGGGGGACGTCCCATTCGCTTTGACCGGTTTTATGCCGCCCAGCTGGGCGGGAAAGCCGTGGATCTGCTGGTACAGCGGCAAAACAATTACGTCGCGATCCTGCAATGGAACGAACAGCAGGGGTTCTATGTCAGCTCGATCAGCGGCAATGCATTGAGAGATGCCTGGCGGGAGATTCACCCCCGCACCCTGCATCCCTCCTTCTACGATGCACACCGCTACCAGCCTTCAAAACTGGGGATCCAGTATCTCTCCAAGATCTTTGCGAATGCAGTCGGCTCCGATGATCTGGAACTGCTGAGGCACGACCTGTTTGATACCGGTCACTTAAAGACCAGGTACCAGAGCATCAACGTGAGTATTCACAAACACATTCGCTATCTCAGTTCCAGCCAGAATGAAGGACCCGTCGACCAGTTTTAG
- a CDS encoding S1C family serine protease yields MKYAIGCFFSAVIGGLIVSAMDAPSSGLIASSEAQVQPNSTGPRIIPPTPLKPAAPQVNANTTAPAQVTKLFNDRGLSPEEEINVSVYEKLNKSVVHITTKSTKSDGFFMLEYDTEGAGSGAIIDKAGHILTNYHVIEDAQQVNVTLFNGKSYQATFVGADAINDIAVIKIDEEPNVLHPVSMSDSSKLKVGQRVFAIGNPFGLERTMTCGIISSLNRSLKLRGNRTIKSIIQIDAAVNPGNSGGPLLNSHGQLIGINTAIASNTGQSSGVGFAIPSNLVSRVVPQLLTHGHMIHPEIGIQRVYETEQGLLIAKLTPGGPAEKAGLRGPKIIRQRRGLIVIERVDRGAADLIVAVDQKQIKSAADFLDYIESKKPGETVVVTVQRGKEQTPTKVSVTLTASHSNRP; encoded by the coding sequence GTGAAATACGCAATTGGTTGTTTTTTCTCTGCCGTGATCGGCGGCCTGATCGTTTCCGCAATGGATGCCCCTTCTTCAGGCTTGATTGCGTCTTCAGAAGCACAAGTACAGCCGAATTCGACTGGCCCCCGGATTATTCCTCCCACTCCACTCAAACCCGCGGCCCCCCAGGTGAATGCGAACACAACGGCCCCGGCGCAGGTCACCAAACTGTTTAATGACCGTGGTCTTTCTCCTGAAGAGGAGATCAATGTCAGTGTTTATGAAAAGCTGAATAAGAGCGTCGTGCACATTACCACCAAAAGCACAAAGTCGGACGGTTTCTTCATGCTCGAATACGATACGGAAGGAGCCGGCTCGGGAGCAATCATCGATAAAGCGGGGCATATTCTGACCAACTACCATGTGATCGAAGATGCGCAGCAGGTCAATGTCACGCTGTTTAACGGGAAGTCCTACCAGGCCACGTTTGTCGGGGCCGATGCCATCAATGACATTGCCGTCATCAAGATTGATGAAGAGCCCAATGTACTGCATCCGGTAAGCATGTCCGACTCAAGCAAACTCAAAGTGGGACAGCGCGTCTTCGCGATTGGAAATCCGTTTGGACTGGAACGTACCATGACCTGCGGCATTATCTCCAGTCTCAACCGTTCCCTGAAACTGAGGGGGAACCGTACGATTAAATCAATCATTCAAATTGATGCCGCGGTCAATCCAGGGAACTCGGGTGGTCCGCTCCTCAATTCGCACGGGCAGCTGATTGGCATCAATACCGCGATCGCCAGTAACACCGGTCAGAGTTCCGGCGTCGGCTTTGCCATTCCCTCGAACCTTGTCTCACGGGTCGTACCTCAACTCTTGACCCACGGGCATATGATCCATCCGGAAATCGGGATTCAGCGGGTCTATGAAACCGAGCAGGGGCTGCTGATCGCGAAACTGACTCCGGGAGGACCTGCAGAAAAAGCGGGGTTGCGCGGCCCCAAGATCATCCGGCAGAGAAGAGGGCTGATCGTGATCGAACGGGTCGACCGGGGGGCAGCGGATCTGATTGTTGCCGTCGATCAGAAGCAGATCAAATCGGCGGCGGACTTCCTGGATTACATCGAAAGCAAAAAACCTGGAGAGACCGTCGTCGTGACGGTACAGCGGGGAAAGGAACAGACACCGACCAAGGTCTCCGTCACCCTGACCGCCAGCCATTCCAACCGGCCGTAA
- the rpmA gene encoding 50S ribosomal protein L27 translates to MAHKKGQGSSRNGRDSEAQRRGIKKFGGESVLAGNIIARQCGTKWHPGKNVGMGKDYTIFSLVEGTVYFDKEGRRINVEPALN, encoded by the coding sequence ATGGCACATAAGAAAGGTCAAGGTTCCAGCCGTAACGGTCGCGATTCAGAAGCACAGCGCCGTGGAATCAAGAAATTCGGCGGTGAAAGTGTTCTGGCAGGAAACATCATTGCCCGTCAGTGCGGTACCAAATGGCACCCTGGAAAAAATGTGGGTATGGGTAAAGACTACACCATTTTTTCTCTGGTTGAAGGTACGGTCTACTTCGATAAGGAAGGTCGACGAATCAACGTCGAACCCGCTTTGAACTAA